A single Pygocentrus nattereri isolate fPygNat1 chromosome 28, fPygNat1.pri, whole genome shotgun sequence DNA region contains:
- the mc3r gene encoding melanocortin receptor 3, with protein sequence MENSEISPINSTEAEPGNGTAPSWLSNSSTTPPPVGALCQQVQIQAEVFLALGIVSLLENILVISAVAKNKNLHSPMYFFLCSLAAADMLVSVSNSLETIVIAVLRSNLLELSDYFVRLMDNIFDSMICISLVASICNLLAIAVDRYVTIFYALRYHSIVTVRRALNAIAAIWLVCIICGIVFIVYSESKTVIICLITMFFAMLALMATLYVHMYLLARLHVQRIAALPPAAVAGGNPAPRQHTCMKGAVTITILLGVFVCCWAPFFLHLILLVACPQHPLCLCYMSHFTTYLVLIMCNSVIDPIIYAFRSLEMRKTFKEILCCFGTGCQAPLCESERETETERQRERQREREKESETE encoded by the exons ATGGAGAACAGT GAAATCTCTCCAATCAACTCCACAGAAGCAGAACCTGGTAATGGAACTGCACCATCTTGGCTTTCGAACAGCAGTACAACCCCTCCGCCAGTGGGAGCACTGTGCCAGCAGGTTCAAATCCAGGCAGAAGTTTTCCTCGCCCTGGGCATCGTCAGTCTGCTGGAGAACATCCTGGTGATTTCTGCGGTGGCAAAAAACAAGAACCTCCATTCACCCATGTACTTTTTCCTCTGTAGCTTAGCGGCTGCAGACATGCTAGTTAGTGTCTCCAATTCCCTGGAGACGATTGTGATTGCGGTCTTGAGAAGCAACCTTCTGGAACTGAGCGATTATTTTGTGAGGTTGATGGACAACATCTTTGACTCCATGATCTGCATCTCACTAGTGGCATCCATCTGCAACCTCCTGGCCATTGCTGTTGACCGCTACGTTACCATCTTCTACGCTTTGCGCTACCACAGCATTGTGACTGTACGTAGAGCTTTGAATGCCATTGCTGCAATCTGGCTGGTGTGCATCATTTGTGGAATCGTCTTTATCGTTTACTCAGAGAGCAAAACTGTCATTATATGTCTGATCACCATGTTCTTTGCCATGCTAGCCTTGATGGCCACCCTCTACGTGCACATGTACCTCTTGGCCAGGCTCCATGTCCAGCGTATTGCTGCTCTGCCCCCAGCAGCTGTTGCTGGTGGCAACCCAGCACCTCGGCAACACACGTGTATGAAGGGCGCGGTGACCATCACCATCCTGCTGGGCGTGTTCGTGTGCTGCTGGGCACCGTTCTTCTTGCACCTCATCCTGCTTGTGGCCTGCCCTCAGCACCCACTCTGTCTATGCTACATGTCCCACTTCACTACCTACCTGGTGCTTATCATGTGCAACTCGGTCATCGATCCAATCATCTATGCTTTCCGCAGTCTTGAGATGAGAAAAACCTTCAAGGAGATCCTCTGCTGCTTTGGCACAGGCTGCCAAGCACCACTctgcgagagcgagcgagaaacagagacagagaggcagagagagaggcaacgggagagagagaaggagagtgagaccGAGTGA